A single window of Pieris napi chromosome 8, ilPieNapi1.2, whole genome shotgun sequence DNA harbors:
- the LOC125051750 gene encoding probable aldehyde oxidase gad-3: MPCIEFTINGKTCRVDSTIPRYTTLNAYIRYYLGLPGTKAMCHQGVCGACIVMVHAFRATSGKYETFSVNSCLVLALSCHGWEITTIEEIGNRRKGYDTVQKRLAKNYGTQCGYCSPGFVMHLHSLLPKKLEMKELENSFGSNTCRCTGYRPILDTIKSFGSDAPNIQDIEELSICENKCDRKCSISSEWSVLEENDEIIEIDCGSEKFYKVWTVEQIFEVIRGPCEYRFVDGNTAQGILPSLSDYPPVVIDISEVTSLKKYYFDQNLVLGGNVSIEDCITIFKKEGKEREEFSYLLEFVKHLDVVAHIPVRKIASVAGNFMIKHIKRHYQSDLFLLFECVGAVVTIKSEHSELTLTLSEFLNKDMNGFLIINFKLPPLSSAHVVRTYKITPRNQNALAIVNAAFNFKINHDTLAIEDATIVYGNITEKFVHAFRCEKYLEGRNMFSNGSLQSAIQILNQEIKPDKVPPELSPMTRKKIAIGVFYKFVLSICPPELYPYFYASGATNITRPLSSGKQLYPTSKELYPVTEPVQKLEAIIQTSGEAAYVNDMPLGLNDVFAAFVLSTVHGGSVDSINYDILETPGVIALLTAKDIPGKNSFGFPGIPLQEVDEYILGTDDIQYCGQPIAIIVAASEYLAVKMAEKVEVKYKNVPKTPAVITIDQAKEIKSRYKEGTADAEKIVPKGRGENVKKVIKGKYYIGAQYHYYLEPQTSIVVPVDKGFEVHSATQWIDLTQICVARCLGIKESDVLVIVRRLGGGFGGKLSRSVQMAAAGAVVAKNLNRPCRFILPFSTNLASIGRRPPVQCTYEVGVDEVGKIQYLDATIIQDYGCTRNENTLSYAAGGFPNCYNTDYYNLKTAYVITDLPSNTFARGPGTLEGIACIENIMEHIAQELELDATAVRLVNMRKDDNDIPELINELKKTSDYEERNSKIIQYNKDNRWMKKSIHIAVMLFPVIYYGNYSAIVSIYRGDGTVTVTTGGIEMGQGVNTKAAQVCAYKLGIPVDMVSVLPNYSFACPNGVFSGSSIVSESVCFAIIKACDQILGRIQSLRNSNPTWLQLVQAAADQQIDLCAEFMMNDKEPTLAGYSAFSVAICETTLDVLTGRFQIDRVDILEDAGTSTNPTVDIGQVEGAYVQGLSYHTMEHFMYNTYGKLLNDRALYYEVFLAKDIPVDFRVKLRFNSKNPKGVLGSKTVGEMGICVAYGITYALRKCINESRKESGYPAKWFDFEFPRNTESILEALDVHLNELVLTK, encoded by the exons TGGACAGTACCATTCCGCGGTACACGACACTCAATGCATACATACGCTATTACCTGGGTTTGCCCGGTACAAAAGCGATGTGTCACCAAGGCGTGTGTGGCGCTTGCATTGTGATGGTCCACGCCTTCAGGGCCACTTCTGGGAAATATGAAACCTTTTCTGTTAATTCT tGCCTGGTGCTCGCATTATCATGTCACGGGTGGGAGATTACCACGATCGAGGAGATTGGAAACCGACGCAAAGGATATGATACTGTCCAAAAACGACTTGCAAAAAATTATGGCACCCAGTGTGGGTATTGCTCCCCTGGGTTTGTCATGCATTTACATAG TCTTCTACCCAAGAAGCTCGAAATGAAAGAACTAGAAAACTCGTTCGGTAGTAACACTTGCAGATGTACTGGCTATCGTCCAATTTTGGATACAATTAAATCGTTCGGATCAGATGCCCCTAACATCCAAGATATCGAGGAGCTTAGCATTTGTGAGAACAAATGCGATAGAAAATGCTCTATAAGCAGTGAATGGAGTGTTCTCGAAGAAAATGACGAAATTATTGAAATCGATTGTGGAAGTGAGAAGTTCTATAAAGTATGGACAGTTGAACAAATATTTGAGGTTATCCGAGGGCCGTGTGAATATAGATTCGTGGATGGGAACACTGCtcaag GTATTTTACCAAGTTTAAGCGACTACCCTCCGGTTGTAATTGACATAAGCGAAGTTacctcattaaaaaaatattatttcgacCAAAACTTGGTTCTTGGTGGAAATGTTTCGATCGAGGAttgcattacaatattcaaaaaGGAGGGTAAAGAAAGAGAGGAATTTTCGTATTTGCTCGAATTCGTCAAACATTTGGATGTTGTTGCTCATATACCGGTTAGAAAG atCGCCTCAGTGGCCGGCAACTTCAtgataaaacatataaaaagacATTATCAATCAGATCTTTTCCTGCTTTTTGAATGTGTAGGCGCAGTTGTGACTataa AGTCCGAACATTCTGAACTAACATTGACTCTCTCAGAATTTTTGAATAAGGACATGAATGGATTTTTGATTATAAACTTCAAATTGCCACCATTGAGCAGTGCTCACGTTGTGCGGACTTATAAG ATTACGCCAAGAAACCAAAATGCCCTAGCAATTGTGAACGCTGCattcaatttcaaaatcaaCCACGACACCTTAGCAATCGAAGACGCCACTATCGTTTACGGTAATATTACCGAAAAGTTTGTTCACGCATTCCGATGCGAGAAATACTTGGAAGGACGCAACATGTTCAGCAATGGCTCATTACAAAGTGCCATACAAATTTTGAACCAGGAGATAAAGCCAGACAAAGTGCCGCCAGAATTATCTCCTATGACCAGAAAAAAAATAGCTATTGGCGTATTTTATAAG TTCGTCCTCAGTATATGTCCGCCCGAACTTTACCCGTACTTTTATGCTTCTGGAGCCACAAATATTACGCGGCCATTATCATCTGGAAAACAACTATACCCAACTAGTAAGGAGCTATACCCAGTTACGGAGCCGGTACAAAAGTTAGAAGCGATTATACAGACTTCTGGTGAAGCGGCCTATGTTAATGATATGCCGCTGGGATTGAACGATGTGTTCGCGGCTTTCGTTTTGTCGACGGTTCATGGGGGAAGTGTTGATAGTATCAATTATGATATTTTG GAAACCCCCGGCGTTATAGCCCTTTTAACAGCCAAAGATATTCCCGGGAAAAATTCCTTCGGCTTCCCCGGGATACCTCTACAAGAAGTGGATGAATACATCCTTGGAACTGATGACATTCAATATTGTGGCCAACCTATAGCAATCATAGTGGCGGCATCCGAGTATTTAGCGGTCAAAATGGCTGAGAAAGTCGAGGTTAAGTATAAAAATGTCCCGAAAACACCAGCCGTGATCACCATTGATCAGGCGAAGGAAATAAAATCGCG gtataaagAGGGGACAGCCGATGCTGAGAAGATCGTGCCAAAAGGCAGAGGagaaaatgtcaaaaaagttattaaag GTAAATATTACATCGGTGCCCAATACCACTACTATTTGGAACCACAGACATCCATCGTGGTACCGGTCGACAAAGGTTTTGAAGTACACAGTGCTACACAGTGGATCGATTTAACACAGATCTGTGTCGCACGCTGTTTGGGAATTAAGGAAAGCGA CGTTTTAGTTATAGTTCGTCGCTTAGGCGGAGGTTTTGGAGGCAAATTGAGCAGGTCAGTTCAGATGGCAGCAGCTGGCGCGGTCGTCGCTAAGAATTTGAATAGGCCTTGTAGGTTCATATTGCCCTTTAGTACCAACCTCGCTAGTATTGGGAGAAGGCCACCAGTTCAGTGTACCTATGAG GTAGGTGTAGACGAAGTCGGTAAAATTCAATATCTCGACGCTACCATAATCCAAGATTATGGATGCACAAGAAATGAAAACACTTTAAGTTACGCAGCGGGCGGATTTCCCAATTGCTATAATACTGATTACTACAATCTCAAAACAGCTTATGTAATCACTGATCTACCTTCAAATACCTTTGCTAGAGGACctg gcaCGTTAGAGGGCATTGCCTGTATCGAAAATATAATGGAACACATCGCACAAGAACTAGAACTGGACGCGACAGCCGTCCGTTTAGTTAACATGAGAAAAGACGACAACGATATACCAGAACTCATAAACGAGCTTAAAAAAACCTCTGACTACGAGGAGCGAAATtccaaaattattcaatacaacAAAGACAATCGCTGGATGAAGAAATCGATACATATAGCCGTGATGCTCTTCCCAGTTATATACTACGGGAATTATTCAGCTATTGTCTCCATTTATAGAGGTGACGGGACAGTGACAGTCACCACGGGTGGTATCGAAATGGGGCAAGGAGTAAACACGAAAGCGGCTCAAGTGTGCGCCTACAAATTGGGAATTCCAGTCGATATGGTATCAGTTCTGCCAAATTACTCGTTCGCGTGTCCCAATGGCGTGTTTTCCGGATCCAGTATTGTTAGTGAAAGTGTTTGTTTCGCGATAATAAAAGCGTGTGACCAGATTCTGGGTCGAATACAGTCTTTGAGGAATTCGAATCCAACATGGCTGCAGCTAGTTCAAGCAGCGGCTGATCAGCAAATTGACTTGTGTGCGGAGTTCATGATGAACGATAAGGAACCGACGTTGGCGGGGTATAGCGCGTTCAGTGTTGCCATTTGTGAGACGACATTGGATGTACTGACGGGGAGATTCCAAATTGATAGAGTTGATATTTTGGAAGATGCCGGGACGAGTACGAATCCAACTGTGGATATTGGCCAA GTAGAAGGCGCCTACGTACAAGGCCTTAGTTACCATACAATGGAACACTTTATGTACAATACTTATGGTAAACTCCTGAACGACAGAGCTTTGTATTACGAAGTATTTCTGGCAAAGGATATTCCCGTAGACTTCAGGGTTAAGCTACGCTTCAATTCGAAGAATCCTAAAGGCGTTTTGGGATCAAAAA CTGTTGGGGAAATGGGAATTTGTGTGGCGTATGGCATCACTTATGCCTTGAGGAAATGTATCAATGAATCAAGAAAAGAATCTGGATATCCTGCTAAGTGGTTCGATTTtg AATTTCCGCGGAACACAGAGTCGATATTGGAGGCGTTGGATGTGCATCTAAATGAACTTGTTTTaaccaaataa